One Halalkalicoccus sp. NIPERK01 DNA window includes the following coding sequences:
- the gfo6 gene encoding D-xylose 1-dehydrogenase Gfo6, with the protein MSVTEFLSEFTDRDWQEREEGTVRFAMVGMGWWTTEEAIPAIEGSDFCETTVTVSGSVTDPSEVEGTEVERAIDYEAFADGEASEAYDAVYVCTPNALHLDHVRAAAELGKDVLCEKPMEITEERARELTAVCEAEGVTLMIAYRVQTDPATRRARDLLREGVIGDPVSVSGGMSDDMLSFVDGPDHWRLDPDLSGGTTMNDIGIYPLNTTRFLLDRDPVSATGRTWSNQPEFEGTDEHASFEFEFEDGIVLTGSVSHSATEESHLRVVGTEGQLLLDRPFFPGRPRKLVVEREGTRSTVEFDQRNQMREEFDYFAHCLLTDTDPAPDGEHGVVDIRAIEAVYEADETGERVEL; encoded by the coding sequence ATGTCCGTCACAGAGTTCCTGAGCGAGTTCACCGATCGCGACTGGCAGGAGCGCGAGGAGGGAACGGTCCGGTTCGCGATGGTCGGGATGGGCTGGTGGACGACCGAGGAGGCCATCCCCGCGATCGAGGGGAGCGACTTCTGTGAGACGACCGTGACGGTGAGCGGGTCGGTCACGGATCCGAGCGAGGTCGAGGGAACGGAGGTCGAACGCGCCATCGACTACGAGGCGTTCGCCGACGGCGAGGCGAGCGAGGCCTACGACGCCGTCTACGTCTGTACGCCAAACGCGCTCCACCTCGATCACGTCCGGGCCGCCGCCGAACTCGGTAAGGACGTCCTCTGTGAGAAGCCCATGGAGATCACCGAAGAACGCGCCCGCGAACTGACCGCGGTCTGCGAGGCCGAGGGCGTCACCCTGATGATCGCCTACCGGGTCCAGACCGACCCCGCGACCCGCCGGGCGCGCGACCTCCTGCGAGAGGGCGTCATCGGCGACCCGGTGAGCGTCTCTGGCGGTATGTCCGACGACATGCTCTCCTTTGTCGACGGCCCCGACCACTGGCGCCTCGACCCCGACCTCTCGGGCGGGACGACCATGAACGACATCGGGATCTACCCGCTGAACACGACCCGGTTCCTGCTGGATCGGGACCCCGTCTCCGCCACGGGGCGGACCTGGTCGAATCAACCCGAGTTCGAGGGAACCGACGAGCACGCGAGCTTCGAGTTCGAGTTCGAGGACGGGATCGTCCTCACGGGATCGGTGAGCCACAGCGCCACGGAGGAGAGCCACCTCCGCGTGGTCGGCACCGAGGGCCAACTCCTGTTGGACCGCCCCTTCTTCCCCGGCCGGCCCCGGAAGCTGGTCGTCGAACGCGAGGGCACCCGCTCGACGGTGGAGTTCGACCAGCGAAACCAGATGCGTGAGGAGTTCGACTACTTCGCGCACTGCCTGCTGACCGA
- a CDS encoding halocyanin domain-containing protein, with protein MKPNDIDRRRFLRIAGVTATATLVAGCTAADDSDDDGNGGTDEGSTPEENGDEGAGETDFVGSEEEPDYGGFMDDVPNYERTYDFRGEETVDVAVGAGDGGLTFEPAAIMVDPGTTVIWEWTGEGGAHNVTGEDGSFASELVGEAGHTFEHAFEEAGVYEYVCTPHEANGMKGAVAVADE; from the coding sequence ATGAAACCCAACGACATCGACCGACGACGCTTCCTCCGAATCGCCGGTGTGACCGCCACCGCGACGCTGGTAGCCGGCTGTACCGCGGCGGACGACTCCGACGACGACGGAAACGGCGGGACGGACGAGGGATCGACACCGGAGGAGAACGGAGACGAGGGCGCCGGCGAGACGGACTTCGTGGGCTCCGAGGAGGAACCGGACTACGGCGGATTCATGGACGACGTTCCCAACTACGAGAGGACCTACGACTTCCGCGGCGAGGAGACCGTCGACGTGGCCGTCGGTGCGGGCGATGGGGGCCTGACGTTCGAGCCGGCGGCGATCATGGTCGACCCCGGTACTACGGTGATATGGGAGTGGACCGGCGAGGGCGGTGCCCACAACGTCACCGGCGAGGACGGGTCGTTCGCGAGCGAACTCGTCGGCGAGGCCGGCCACACGTTCGAACACGCCTTCGAGGAGGCGGGCGTCTACGAGTACGTCTGTACCCCCCACGAGGCCAACGGCATGAAGGGCGCGGTCGCGGTCGCCGACGAATAG
- a CDS encoding helix-turn-helix domain-containing protein, translating into MARDPFAKEDDPEPADVLAALCDDDCRAIVRNLEGAMTASGVSEACDIPLSTTYRKLDMMAEATLLEELTEIRTDGRHTTRYRIGFDEVSISVAEDRTLDLTISRPPRTADERLEALWSEVRQEI; encoded by the coding sequence ATGGCTCGGGACCCGTTCGCCAAGGAGGACGACCCGGAACCCGCTGACGTCCTCGCCGCGCTCTGTGACGACGACTGCCGGGCGATCGTTCGGAACCTGGAGGGCGCGATGACCGCGAGCGGCGTGTCGGAGGCCTGTGATATCCCGCTCTCGACGACGTACCGGAAATTGGACATGATGGCGGAGGCGACGCTGTTGGAGGAGCTGACGGAGATCCGCACCGACGGGCGCCACACCACCCGCTATCGGATCGGGTTCGACGAGGTATCGATCTCGGTCGCCGAGGACCGAACGCTCGATCTGACGATCTCTCGACCCCCGCGCACCGCCGACGAGCGGCTCGAGGCGCTGTGGTCGGAGGTACGACAGGAGATCTGA
- a CDS encoding cation:proton antiporter has product MIRPAVSGLPVSDPVLIFALAMIVFLAAPLFFQRYRLPGIVGVILVGAAIGPNALGVLERGETIVLLGEVGLIYLMFVAGLEIDVDQFATSVDRSVVFGLLSFVIPQAVGTVAGVLVLGLSIPAAALFASIFASHTLLAYPVANKLGIVTDEAMTATIGGTILTDTLALLVLAVVAASAQGALDAAFWVRLGIGLALFFAGVWVLVPRVGTWFFRTVDEESYFEFLFVMSTLFVCAYLAEVAGVEPIVGAFLAGLVLNRLIPEHGTLMNRIEFVGNALFIPFFLLSVGMLVDVRAVAEGPRTLLIASVLVASVLVTKFAAAWLTGRLYGFDREQVAGMFGLSLGQAAAALAIVLVGFRLGIEGFDGDMVNAVVVMILAASVISPAVVERAGKRLAVAGERGAVRGERQRVLIPFSAGSRHREELLDLAFALRDPRSGEALRVLTVVEPGEGVERRVARAESMLDRAAEYASGAEVPVETRTRLEYNVASGIVNAGVENRITTFVIGWDGARSRRQRVLGDVIDQVLGRTSQLVLVSRVREPLNTTRGIVLLLPPGIDGNAGFAEAIHTVKTLATRIGVRVRGVVVGESERCERAVERIEPAVDVGFETVSDWKALLALLRDDVSPDDLVVCMSARRGTRGWHPELGTLPKSISTLHEGDFLVVYPASAERADDRRFLRLR; this is encoded by the coding sequence ATGATCCGGCCGGCCGTCTCCGGGCTCCCCGTCTCGGACCCCGTACTGATCTTCGCGCTCGCGATGATCGTCTTCCTCGCCGCACCGCTCTTCTTCCAGCGCTATCGCCTGCCCGGGATCGTCGGCGTGATCCTCGTCGGGGCGGCGATCGGCCCGAACGCGCTGGGCGTGCTCGAACGCGGCGAGACGATCGTTCTGCTGGGGGAGGTCGGGCTGATCTACCTCATGTTCGTCGCGGGCCTCGAGATCGACGTCGATCAGTTCGCGACGAGCGTCGACCGGAGCGTCGTCTTCGGTCTGCTCTCGTTCGTGATCCCGCAGGCAGTGGGAACGGTCGCGGGCGTGCTCGTACTCGGCCTCTCGATCCCGGCGGCGGCGCTGTTCGCCTCGATATTCGCCTCGCACACCCTGTTGGCCTACCCGGTGGCCAACAAGCTGGGAATCGTCACGGACGAGGCGATGACCGCGACCATCGGCGGGACGATCCTCACGGACACGCTGGCGCTGCTCGTGCTCGCGGTGGTCGCGGCCTCGGCGCAGGGTGCGCTCGACGCGGCGTTCTGGGTGCGCTTGGGAATCGGCCTCGCGCTCTTTTTCGCCGGCGTCTGGGTCCTCGTCCCGCGAGTCGGGACGTGGTTCTTCCGCACCGTCGATGAGGAGAGCTACTTCGAGTTCCTCTTCGTCATGAGCACCCTGTTCGTCTGTGCGTACCTCGCCGAGGTGGCGGGCGTCGAGCCCATCGTCGGCGCCTTTCTGGCGGGGCTCGTGTTGAACCGGCTGATCCCCGAACACGGGACGCTGATGAACCGCATCGAGTTCGTGGGCAACGCGCTGTTCATCCCCTTCTTCCTGCTCTCGGTGGGGATGCTCGTCGACGTCCGCGCGGTCGCCGAGGGCCCGCGGACGCTCCTGATCGCGAGCGTGCTGGTCGCGAGCGTGTTGGTCACGAAGTTCGCCGCGGCGTGGCTCACGGGGCGGCTCTACGGCTTCGACCGCGAGCAGGTCGCGGGGATGTTCGGCCTCTCGCTGGGGCAGGCCGCCGCGGCACTGGCGATCGTCCTCGTGGGCTTTCGCCTCGGGATCGAGGGCTTCGACGGGGACATGGTCAACGCCGTCGTGGTGATGATCCTCGCCGCCAGCGTGATCAGCCCCGCCGTCGTCGAACGGGCCGGAAAACGGCTGGCGGTCGCCGGCGAGCGCGGTGCCGTCCGCGGGGAGCGCCAGCGGGTGTTGATACCGTTCTCGGCGGGGTCGAGACACCGCGAGGAGCTGCTCGACCTCGCGTTCGCGCTCCGCGACCCGCGCTCGGGCGAGGCGCTCCGGGTGCTGACGGTCGTCGAACCCGGCGAGGGCGTCGAACGGCGGGTGGCGCGCGCCGAGTCGATGCTCGACCGGGCCGCCGAGTACGCCTCCGGGGCGGAGGTGCCCGTCGAGACGCGGACCCGACTCGAGTACAACGTCGCCTCCGGCATCGTCAACGCGGGCGTCGAGAACCGGATCACGACGTTCGTCATCGGCTGGGACGGCGCGCGCTCGCGCCGTCAGCGGGTGCTGGGCGACGTGATCGATCAGGTGCTCGGGCGGACCAGCCAGTTGGTACTCGTCTCGCGGGTCCGCGAGCCGCTCAACACCACCCGAGGGATCGTCCTCCTGCTCCCGCCGGGGATCGACGGGAACGCGGGCTTCGCCGAGGCGATTCACACGGTCAAGACGCTCGCGACCCGGATCGGCGTGCGGGTTCGCGGCGTCGTCGTCGGCGAATCCGAACGCTGTGAGCGGGCCGTCGAGCGGATCGAGCCGGCGGTCGACGTCGGGTTCGAGACCGTGAGCGACTGGAAGGCGCTGTTGGCGCTGCTTCGTGACGACGTGTCGCCCGACGACCTCGTCGTCTGCATGAGCGCCCGCCGCGGGACCCGCGGCTGGCATCCCGAGTTGGGAACGCTCCCGAAGAGCATCTCGACGCTTCACGAGGGGGATTTCCTCGTCGTCTACCCGGCGAGCGCGGAACGCGCGGACGACCGGCGGTTCCTCCGGCTTCGGTGA
- the ilvD gene encoding dihydroxy-acid dehydratase — translation MSNTPQQRQRRERREKREDLPSREVTEGVERAPHRAMFRAMGYDDEDLSSPMVGVANPAADITPCNVHLDDVADAAIEGVDDAEGMPIEFGTITISDAISMGTEGMKASLISREVIADSVELVAFGERMDALVTVAGCDKNLPGMMMAAIRTDLPSVFLYGGSIMPGEHEGREITVQNVFEGVGAVSSGEMSEEELVEMEHEACPGAGSCGGMFTANTMASISEAIGLAPLGSAGAPAETDERYEVARRAGELALECVEAERTPSEILSKESFENAIAVQVAMGGSTNAVLHLLAMAAEAGIDLDIEEFDEISRRTPKIANLQPGGTRVMKDLWEQGGVPVVMRRLLEAGHVHGDAMTVTGRTIEEELEHLEDAGEIPDDDAVDADFIYTTDEPYQEEGAIKILTGNLAPDGAVLKVTGDDAFHHEGPARVFENEEDAMEYVQEGHVSSGDVLVIRNEGPRGGPGMREMLGVTAAVVGQGHEEDVALLTDGRFSGATRGPMIGHVAPEAADGGPIALVEEGDIVTVDIRERTLSVDVSDGELAERRENWERREPQYTTGVLAKYGALFGSAANGAVTNPGAKRD, via the coding sequence ATGAGTAACACGCCGCAACAGCGACAACGTCGCGAGAGACGCGAGAAACGCGAGGACCTGCCGAGCCGCGAGGTGACCGAGGGGGTCGAACGCGCACCCCATCGGGCGATGTTCCGTGCGATGGGCTACGACGACGAGGATCTGTCCTCGCCGATGGTCGGGGTCGCCAACCCCGCCGCCGACATCACGCCGTGTAACGTCCACCTCGACGACGTGGCCGACGCGGCGATTGAAGGCGTCGACGACGCCGAGGGGATGCCAATCGAGTTCGGGACGATCACCATCTCCGACGCCATCTCGATGGGGACCGAGGGCATGAAAGCCAGCCTGATCTCGCGGGAGGTCATCGCCGACTCCGTCGAACTCGTGGCGTTCGGCGAGCGCATGGACGCGCTGGTGACGGTCGCGGGCTGTGATAAGAACCTCCCCGGGATGATGATGGCTGCCATCCGCACCGACCTTCCCTCGGTCTTCCTCTACGGCGGCTCGATCATGCCCGGCGAGCACGAGGGCCGCGAGATAACGGTACAAAACGTCTTCGAGGGCGTCGGCGCCGTGAGCTCCGGCGAGATGAGCGAGGAGGAGCTGGTCGAAATGGAACACGAGGCCTGCCCCGGCGCGGGCTCATGTGGCGGGATGTTCACCGCAAACACGATGGCCTCGATCAGCGAGGCGATCGGGCTCGCGCCGCTGGGATCAGCGGGCGCGCCGGCCGAGACCGACGAGCGCTACGAGGTCGCGCGCCGGGCCGGCGAACTCGCGCTCGAATGTGTCGAGGCCGAGCGCACTCCCTCCGAGATCCTCTCGAAAGAGAGCTTCGAGAACGCCATCGCCGTGCAGGTCGCGATGGGCGGCTCGACCAACGCCGTGTTACATCTGCTGGCGATGGCCGCCGAGGCCGGGATCGACCTCGACATCGAGGAGTTCGACGAGATCTCCAGGAGAACGCCCAAGATCGCGAACCTCCAGCCCGGCGGCACGCGCGTCATGAAGGACCTCTGGGAACAGGGCGGCGTCCCCGTGGTGATGCGTCGCCTGCTCGAAGCGGGCCACGTCCACGGCGACGCGATGACCGTCACCGGACGCACCATCGAGGAGGAACTCGAACACCTGGAGGACGCAGGCGAGATCCCCGACGACGACGCGGTCGACGCCGACTTCATCTACACCACCGACGAGCCCTACCAGGAGGAGGGCGCGATCAAGATTTTGACTGGTAACCTCGCACCCGATGGCGCGGTGCTGAAGGTGACGGGCGACGACGCCTTCCACCACGAGGGCCCCGCCAGGGTGTTCGAGAACGAGGAGGACGCGATGGAGTACGTCCAGGAGGGGCACGTCTCCTCGGGCGACGTCCTCGTCATCCGCAACGAGGGGCCTCGCGGCGGGCCCGGCATGCGCGAGATGCTCGGCGTTACCGCCGCCGTGGTCGGCCAGGGCCACGAAGAGGACGTGGCGCTGCTGACGGACGGCCGGTTCTCGGGGGCGACCCGCGGGCCGATGATCGGTCACGTCGCGCCCGAGGCCGCCGACGGCGGCCCGATTGCGCTGGTCGAAGAGGGCGATATCGTGACCGTGGACATCCGCGAGCGAACCCTCTCGGTCGACGTGAGCGACGGCGAGCTAGCAGAACGCCGCGAGAACTGGGAGCGACGCGAACCCCAGTACACCACCGGCGTCCTCGCGAAATACGGCGCGCTGTTCGGATCGGCCGCAAACGGCGCAGTGACGAACCCCGGTGCGAAGCGGGACTGA
- a CDS encoding four-carbon acid sugar kinase family protein produces the protein MARVLVVADDLTGATDTAHAFAKRGYETAVQVDPDGIPPNATVLAVNTDSRYAGPGTAADRVDQAISRTDASIVYKKIDSTLRGNVESEVEAAMDCGFDRALFAPASPAVGRLTACGYHLVDGRLLTDTEYAEDPNGPTNAHLPALFEGLGRPVGHLGVETVATGSNAVREALANDPSKALVVCDATHDRHLATIARAGGELEGATLYVGSAGLAEYVAVPGDPDGASSHPGAVGDGGALGIVGSVSERSLEQLSALPEEWVLAIGPEALLADPEGAGREAGQQVEKRLADGQHAVATAAPDRAAVERTLELGRDRDLDDEAIRARVARALAYTAHASIEDAAGLFVTGGEVAMAVLGRLEVRALSLSGEEIEAGVPVGRIDGGIADGTPVVTKAGGFGSRETAVNCLRSLGGDHE, from the coding sequence ATGGCACGCGTACTGGTCGTCGCCGACGACCTCACCGGCGCGACCGACACCGCCCACGCGTTCGCGAAACGGGGGTACGAGACGGCTGTACAGGTCGACCCGGACGGGATACCCCCGAACGCGACCGTTCTCGCGGTCAACACCGACTCCCGGTACGCCGGCCCCGGGACGGCCGCCGATCGGGTCGACCAAGCGATCTCGAGAACCGACGCGTCGATCGTCTACAAGAAGATCGACTCCACCCTCCGTGGAAACGTCGAAAGCGAGGTCGAGGCCGCCATGGACTGCGGGTTCGACCGCGCGCTGTTCGCGCCCGCTTCGCCCGCCGTCGGCCGGCTCACCGCCTGCGGCTACCACCTCGTGGACGGTCGACTGCTGACCGACACCGAGTACGCCGAGGACCCGAACGGCCCCACGAACGCCCACCTGCCGGCGCTGTTCGAGGGGTTGGGCCGCCCCGTCGGGCATCTCGGGGTCGAGACGGTCGCAACCGGCTCGAACGCCGTCCGCGAGGCGCTTGCCAACGACCCTTCGAAGGCGCTCGTCGTCTGTGACGCGACCCACGACCGCCACCTCGCGACGATCGCACGGGCGGGCGGCGAACTCGAGGGCGCAACGCTCTACGTCGGCAGCGCCGGTCTCGCCGAGTACGTCGCCGTTCCGGGCGACCCCGACGGCGCCTCATCGCACCCGGGTGCCGTCGGCGACGGCGGCGCGCTCGGGATCGTCGGCAGCGTCAGCGAGCGCTCGTTGGAACAGCTCTCGGCGCTCCCCGAGGAGTGGGTACTCGCGATCGGCCCCGAGGCGCTGCTCGCCGATCCCGAGGGTGCGGGTCGGGAGGCGGGCCAGCAGGTCGAAAAGCGCCTCGCGGACGGCCAGCACGCCGTCGCCACGGCCGCGCCGGATCGAGCGGCGGTCGAGCGCACCCTCGAACTCGGTCGGGATCGGGATCTCGACGACGAGGCGATCCGGGCGCGGGTCGCTCGAGCGCTCGCGTATACGGCGCATGCGAGCATCGAGGACGCGGCTGGACTGTTCGTCACCGGCGGGGAGGTGGCGATGGCGGTTCTCGGCCGACTCGAGGTTCGAGCCCTCTCGCTCTCGGGCGAGGAGATCGAGGCGGGGGTCCCGGTCGGTCGAATCGACGGCGGGATCGCGGACGGTACGCCGGTCGTCACCAAGGCGGGCGGGTTCGGGAGCAGGGAGACAGCGGTTAACTGCCTGCGGTCCCTCGGTGGCGACCATGAGTAA
- the pdxA gene encoding 4-hydroxythreonine-4-phosphate dehydrogenase PdxA codes for MSKPTIGITMGDPAGIGPEIIVTAYRELREAADPVVIGDAGVVEAACEVCGSALGIERVDSPEEASFERDRIPVLDLDNVDELVRGVVREAYGKASLEYIERAIELAQAGGIDAITTAPINKQSTELAGSEYAGHTGMLADYTGTENYSMMLIEGDLRVTHVSTHVPLREACDLVSEEAVLDTIRVTDEALRELGIAEPTIAVAGLNPHASDGGLLGSEDGAEIEPAVSRAREEGIDVFGPESPDTVYVQAARGAADCVVSMYHDQGHIPIKMLGFAEGGAVSGVNVTIGLPIIRTSVDHGTAFDIAGEGIASERSLLEAVEVASGMAGNRTRVEAGGEGA; via the coding sequence ATGAGTAAGCCCACGATCGGAATCACGATGGGCGATCCGGCGGGGATCGGCCCCGAGATCATCGTCACGGCGTATCGCGAGCTACGGGAGGCGGCCGATCCGGTGGTGATCGGCGACGCCGGGGTCGTCGAGGCCGCCTGCGAGGTCTGCGGGTCAGCCCTCGGGATCGAGCGGGTCGACTCGCCCGAGGAGGCCTCGTTCGAGCGCGACCGGATTCCGGTGCTCGATCTGGACAACGTCGACGAGTTGGTGCGGGGCGTCGTCCGCGAGGCCTACGGGAAAGCGAGTCTCGAGTACATCGAACGCGCGATCGAACTCGCACAGGCGGGCGGGATCGACGCCATCACCACCGCGCCGATCAACAAGCAGTCGACCGAACTCGCGGGCAGCGAGTACGCGGGCCACACGGGGATGCTCGCCGACTACACGGGTACGGAAAACTACTCGATGATGCTGATCGAGGGCGATCTCCGGGTCACGCACGTCAGCACGCACGTTCCCCTCAGGGAAGCCTGCGACCTCGTGAGCGAGGAGGCCGTCCTCGACACCATCCGGGTGACCGACGAGGCGCTTCGCGAGTTGGGAATCGCGGAGCCGACGATCGCCGTCGCCGGACTGAACCCCCACGCAAGCGACGGGGGACTGCTCGGGTCGGAGGACGGCGCGGAGATCGAACCCGCCGTCTCGCGCGCCCGCGAGGAGGGAATCGACGTCTTCGGACCGGAATCGCCCGACACGGTCTACGTGCAGGCGGCCCGCGGCGCCGCGGACTGCGTCGTCTCGATGTACCACGACCAGGGCCACATCCCGATCAAGATGCTCGGCTTCGCCGAGGGCGGGGCGGTCTCGGGCGTGAACGTCACGATCGGCCTACCGATAATCAGGACGAGCGTCGACCACGGCACCGCCTTCGACATCGCGGGCGAGGGGATCGCCAGCGAGCGGAGCCTATTGGAGGCCGTCGAGGTCGCGAGCGGGATGGCCGGGAATCGAACCCGGGTTGAAGCGGGAGGTGAGGGGGCGTGA
- a CDS encoding lactate racemase domain-containing protein, with protein MTLEFPDRETLRGANDVEPDDLPRFARATRERAVDSISDVEGAAREAVSDLPLDSLDPGAEVAITAGSRGIHDMPALLEAAVDELRERGFEPAVIAAMGSHGGATGEGQRETLEALGITEDRLGCAIHTSMDVDEIGRDSLDRPVYVAEDALAMDAVILANRIKPHTDFHGPVESGLCKMAVIGLGKHRGAESLHNAGLASDFSEVIRERAELIIEESPVIGGIGLIEDAADRAAHVEGVPADRILEREPELLDIAREELPTLPVDDLDVLILDEMGKDVSGTGMDTNVIGRVLFHGEDEPDSPRITRIYARSLTPASHGNGVGLGLADFVHRSVVDELDLGDTYVNIVTSGETTRARIPLVVPDDLTALVLACSTTGVADPADLRVARIENTMEPDDLLVSEPVARELASREDVSVGELEPLGFEDGKLEPLD; from the coding sequence GTGACCCTCGAGTTTCCCGACCGCGAGACGCTTCGCGGCGCGAACGACGTCGAACCCGACGACTTGCCCCGGTTCGCGCGCGCGACCCGCGAGCGCGCGGTCGATTCGATTTCCGACGTCGAGGGCGCCGCCCGCGAGGCAGTCTCTGACCTGCCGCTCGACTCGCTCGATCCCGGCGCGGAAGTCGCGATCACCGCCGGGAGCCGCGGCATCCACGACATGCCCGCACTGCTGGAGGCGGCGGTCGACGAACTGCGCGAGCGGGGGTTCGAGCCCGCCGTGATCGCCGCGATGGGATCCCACGGCGGGGCGACGGGCGAGGGCCAGCGCGAGACGCTCGAAGCGCTCGGGATCACCGAGGACCGTCTCGGGTGCGCGATCCACACGTCGATGGATGTCGACGAAATCGGGCGCGATAGTCTGGATCGGCCGGTCTACGTCGCCGAGGACGCGCTCGCGATGGACGCGGTGATCCTCGCCAACCGGATCAAACCCCACACCGACTTTCACGGACCGGTCGAGAGCGGCCTCTGTAAGATGGCGGTGATCGGACTGGGAAAGCACCGCGGCGCCGAGTCGCTGCACAACGCGGGGCTAGCCTCTGATTTCAGCGAGGTGATCCGGGAGCGCGCCGAGTTGATCATCGAGGAGAGTCCAGTCATCGGGGGAATCGGGCTGATCGAGGACGCCGCCGACAGGGCGGCCCACGTCGAGGGCGTGCCCGCGGATCGCATCCTGGAGCGCGAACCAGAACTCCTCGACATCGCCCGCGAGGAGCTTCCGACCCTGCCCGTCGACGACCTCGACGTTCTGATCCTCGACGAGATGGGCAAGGACGTCTCGGGGACGGGCATGGACACCAACGTGATCGGCCGGGTGCTCTTTCACGGCGAGGACGAACCCGATTCTCCACGGATTACGCGGATCTACGCGCGCTCGCTCACGCCCGCCTCCCACGGCAACGGCGTGGGACTGGGGCTGGCCGACTTCGTTCATCGGAGCGTCGTCGACGAACTGGACCTCGGGGACACGTACGTCAACATCGTCACCAGCGGCGAGACCACGCGGGCGCGCATCCCCCTCGTCGTCCCCGACGACCTGACCGCTCTCGTACTAGCGTGTTCGACCACCGGGGTCGCCGACCCCGCCGACCTGCGGGTCGCTCGGATCGAGAACACGATGGAGCCCGACGACCTGCTGGTTTCGGAACCCGTCGCCCGCGAGTTGGCGAGCCGCGAGGACGTCTCGGTCGGCGAACTCGAACCGCTCGGATTCGAGGACGGGAAACTCGAACCTCTCGACTGA
- a CDS encoding dihydrodipicolinate synthase family protein has product MTVPDGSFTGVLCPIVTPLDGDGVDEESLASLTEFILENGVDGLFPCGTTGEFASLAPEDRSRVIGTVAEAAGDAPVIAGAAGTSVPETLQRIEEAEAAGADAAAIVGPYFHTANDPAGTERFFEAIADESALPLYLYNIPMYVGSEIPAETVGALAEHESVRGMKDTSGDLSYFLSVDRRTPEEFVLFQGFDTLLVPALRMGSNGGVHALANVIPEVFAELLGSADGERGAELQREAVAPLFELCVEYGFAPATKAALVHRDVIPSDEVRPPLVELNDEAKEAIGEAVDRALSV; this is encoded by the coding sequence ATGACCGTACCCGACGGTTCGTTCACCGGCGTGCTGTGCCCGATCGTCACCCCCCTCGATGGGGACGGGGTCGACGAGGAGTCGCTCGCATCGCTGACCGAGTTCATCCTCGAAAACGGCGTCGACGGCCTCTTTCCCTGCGGCACCACGGGAGAGTTCGCGAGCCTCGCGCCCGAGGATCGAAGCCGCGTCATCGGGACCGTCGCGGAGGCCGCGGGCGACGCGCCCGTGATCGCCGGCGCGGCGGGCACGAGCGTCCCCGAGACCCTCCAGCGCATCGAGGAGGCCGAGGCCGCGGGCGCGGACGCGGCGGCCATCGTCGGCCCCTATTTCCACACCGCCAACGACCCGGCCGGCACCGAGCGGTTCTTCGAGGCGATCGCCGACGAGAGCGCCCTACCGCTGTACCTCTACAACATCCCAATGTACGTCGGGAGCGAGATCCCCGCCGAGACGGTGGGGGCGCTCGCCGAACACGAGTCCGTGCGGGGGATGAAAGACACCAGCGGCGACCTCTCCTATTTCCTCTCGGTCGACCGCCGGACCCCCGAGGAGTTCGTCCTCTTTCAGGGCTTCGACACCCTCCTTGTACCCGCACTGCGGATGGGATCGAACGGCGGCGTCCACGCGCTGGCGAACGTCATCCCCGAGGTCTTCGCCGAACTGCTCGGCTCGGCCGACGGCGAACGCGGGGCCGAACTCCAGCGCGAGGCGGTCGCGCCGCTGTTCGAACTCTGCGTCGAGTACGGCTTCGCCCCGGCGACGAAGGCCGCGCTGGTCCACCGCGACGTGATCCCGAGCGACGAGGTTCGGCCGCCGCTGGTCGAACTCAACGACGAGGCGAAGGAGGCGATCGGCGAGGCGGTCGACCGGGCGCTCTCGGTTTAG